The following are from one region of the Bradyrhizobium septentrionale genome:
- a CDS encoding NapC/NirT family cytochrome c, which yields MSATDSQTSKDGVLRRAWAFARELWGVLVRPSAVFGLGVLVIAGFVAGVIFWGGFNTALELTNTEKFCTGCHEMRENLFAELKSTIHFSNRSGVRATCPDCHVPHNWTDKIARKMQASKEVWGHLFGVIGTRDKFADKRLELALHEWARFKANDSLECRNCHSAESMDITKQSPRASVAHQRFLFTGEKTCIDCHKGIAHHLPDMRGVAGWQ from the coding sequence ATGAGCGCAACCGATTCGCAAACCTCGAAAGATGGTGTCCTCCGACGCGCATGGGCCTTCGCGCGCGAGCTGTGGGGTGTGCTGGTGCGGCCGAGCGCGGTGTTCGGGCTCGGTGTACTGGTGATCGCGGGCTTCGTCGCCGGCGTTATTTTCTGGGGCGGCTTCAATACCGCGCTCGAATTGACCAACACCGAAAAATTCTGCACCGGCTGCCACGAGATGCGCGAAAATCTGTTTGCAGAGCTGAAGTCGACCATCCATTTCTCCAATCGCTCCGGCGTTCGCGCCACCTGCCCGGACTGTCACGTTCCGCATAACTGGACCGACAAGATCGCGCGCAAGATGCAGGCCTCGAAGGAGGTCTGGGGCCATTTGTTCGGTGTCATCGGCACCCGCGACAAGTTCGCCGACAAGCGGCTCGAGCTCGCGCTGCATGAGTGGGCCCGTTTCAAGGCCAACGATTCGCTCGAATGCCGCAACTGTCACAGCGCGGAATCAATGGATATCACCAAGCAGTCCCCCCGGGCGTCGGTGGCGCACCAGCGCTTCCTGTTTACCGGAGAGAAGACCTGCATCGATTGCCACAAGGGCATTGCACATCACTTGCCCGACATGCGTGGGGTTGCGGGCTGGCAGTGA
- the oxc gene encoding oxalyl-CoA decarboxylase: MLNTATKSEAPGTEQELTDGFHLVIDALKLNGIDTVYGVPGIPITDLGRMAQAAGIRVLSFRHEQNAGYAASIAGFLTKRPGVCLTVSAPGFLNGLTALAHATTNCFPMILVSGSSEREIVDLQQGDYEEMDQLAIAKPLCKAAFRVLHAQDIGIGLARAIRAAVSGRPGGVYLDLPAKLFSQVMNADAGQKSLVKVIDAAPEQIPSPSSVKRALDVLKSAKRPLIILGKGAAYAQADEAIKNFVEKSGVPFLPMSMAKGLLPDLHPQCAGAARSTVLKDADVVMLIGARLNWLLSHGKGKTWGEAPKKFIQVDIEPKEMDSNVEIVAPVVGDIGSCVSAFLDAMGANWSAAPSDWLATVAKKRDDNVAKMAPKLMSNASPMDYHGALGALRAIIAERPDTIFVNEGANTLDLARGVVDMHKPRKRLDVGTWGVMGIGMGYSIAAAVETGLPVLAVEGDSAFGFSGMEVETICRYKLPICIVIFNNDGIYRGTDVNVAGDDPATTVFVKGSRYDKMMEAFGGVGVNATSPDELKRAVNAALDSGKPTLINAVIDPAAGSESGRIGNLNPQSVLKKK, translated from the coding sequence ATGCTGAATACCGCTACGAAGTCCGAGGCACCGGGCACCGAGCAAGAGCTGACCGATGGCTTCCATCTCGTCATCGATGCGCTCAAGCTCAACGGCATCGACACCGTCTATGGTGTGCCGGGTATCCCGATCACGGACCTGGGCCGCATGGCCCAGGCGGCGGGCATTCGCGTGCTCTCGTTCCGCCACGAGCAGAACGCCGGCTATGCGGCATCGATCGCCGGCTTCCTGACCAAGCGTCCCGGCGTCTGCCTCACGGTATCGGCACCCGGCTTCCTCAACGGCCTCACGGCGCTCGCCCACGCCACCACCAACTGCTTCCCGATGATCCTGGTCTCCGGCTCCTCCGAGCGCGAGATCGTCGACCTGCAGCAGGGCGACTATGAGGAGATGGACCAGCTCGCGATCGCCAAACCGCTGTGCAAGGCGGCGTTCCGCGTGCTGCACGCCCAGGACATCGGCATTGGGCTCGCGCGCGCGATCCGCGCCGCGGTGTCGGGCCGCCCGGGCGGCGTCTATCTCGACCTGCCCGCAAAACTGTTCTCGCAGGTGATGAACGCCGACGCCGGCCAGAAATCGCTGGTCAAGGTGATCGACGCGGCGCCGGAGCAGATCCCCTCCCCGTCATCCGTCAAGCGCGCGCTCGACGTGCTTAAGAGCGCAAAGCGTCCGCTGATCATCCTCGGCAAGGGCGCGGCCTACGCGCAGGCCGACGAGGCGATCAAGAATTTCGTCGAGAAGAGCGGCGTGCCGTTCCTGCCGATGAGCATGGCCAAGGGCCTGCTGCCCGATCTGCATCCGCAATGCGCAGGTGCTGCGCGCTCGACCGTGCTGAAGGACGCCGACGTCGTGATGCTGATCGGCGCCCGCCTCAACTGGCTGCTCTCGCACGGCAAGGGCAAGACCTGGGGCGAGGCCCCGAAGAAGTTCATCCAGGTCGATATCGAGCCGAAGGAAATGGATTCCAACGTCGAGATCGTCGCCCCCGTGGTCGGCGATATCGGCTCCTGCGTGTCCGCGTTCCTCGACGCGATGGGTGCGAACTGGTCGGCCGCGCCGAGCGACTGGCTCGCCACGGTGGCGAAGAAGCGTGACGACAACGTCGCCAAGATGGCGCCGAAGCTGATGAGCAACGCCTCGCCGATGGATTATCACGGTGCGCTCGGCGCGCTGCGCGCCATCATCGCGGAACGTCCGGACACCATCTTCGTCAACGAAGGCGCCAACACGCTCGACCTCGCCCGCGGCGTCGTCGACATGCACAAGCCGCGCAAGCGGCTCGACGTCGGCACCTGGGGCGTGATGGGCATCGGCATGGGCTATTCGATCGCGGCTGCGGTCGAGACCGGCCTGCCCGTGCTCGCGGTCGAAGGCGACAGCGCGTTTGGTTTCTCGGGCATGGAGGTCGAGACCATCTGCCGCTACAAGCTGCCGATCTGCATCGTGATCTTCAATAATGACGGCATCTATCGTGGCACCGACGTCAACGTTGCCGGCGACGATCCGGCGACCACCGTGTTCGTCAAGGGCTCGCGCTACGACAAGATGATGGAAGCGTTCGGCGGCGTCGGCGTCAACGCCACCTCCCCCGACGAGCTGAAGCGCGCGGTCAATGCGGCGCTGGATTCCGGCAAGCCGACGCTGATCAACGCGGTGATCGATCCGGCAGCGGGCTCGGAGAGCGGCCGCATCGGCAACCTCAATCCGCAGAGCGTTCTGAAGAAAAAGTAA
- the frc gene encoding formyl-CoA transferase: protein MTKALKGVRILDFTHVQSGPTCTQLLAWFGADVIKVERPGVGDITRGQLQDIPNVDSLYFTMLNHNKRSITLDTKNPKGKEVLTALIKSCDVLVENFGPGVLDRMGFPWEKIHAINPKMIVASIKGFGPGPYEDCKVYENVAQCTGGAASTTGFRDGLPLVTGAQIGDSGTGLHLALGIVTALYQRTHSGQGQRVTAAMQDGVLNLARVKLRDQQRLAHGPLKEYSQFGEGIPFGDAVPRAGNDSGGGQPGRILKCKGWETDPNAYIYFITQAPVWEKICDVIGEPTWKTDPNYAKPPARLPRLNEIFGRIEQWTMTKTKFEAMEILNKDDIPCGPILSMKEIAEDQSLRATGTVVEVDHPTRGKYISVGNPIKLSDSPSDVARSPLLGEHTDEILREVLGFSDHQVAEIHDSGALDPPRKQAAE, encoded by the coding sequence ATGACCAAGGCGCTCAAGGGCGTTCGCATTCTCGATTTCACCCACGTCCAGTCGGGTCCGACCTGCACGCAGTTGCTGGCCTGGTTCGGCGCCGACGTGATCAAGGTCGAGCGTCCCGGCGTCGGCGACATCACGCGCGGCCAGCTGCAGGACATTCCGAACGTGGACAGCCTGTATTTCACCATGCTGAACCACAACAAGCGCTCGATCACGCTCGACACCAAGAACCCGAAGGGCAAGGAAGTGCTGACCGCGCTGATCAAGAGTTGCGACGTGCTGGTCGAGAATTTCGGCCCCGGCGTGCTCGATCGCATGGGCTTCCCCTGGGAGAAGATCCACGCCATCAACCCGAAGATGATCGTCGCCTCGATCAAGGGTTTTGGCCCCGGCCCGTATGAGGACTGCAAGGTCTACGAGAACGTCGCGCAGTGCACCGGCGGCGCCGCCTCGACCACCGGCTTCCGCGACGGCCTGCCGCTGGTCACCGGCGCGCAGATCGGCGACTCCGGCACCGGCTTGCATCTCGCGCTCGGCATCGTCACCGCGCTCTATCAGCGCACCCATTCCGGCCAGGGCCAGCGCGTCACCGCGGCGATGCAGGACGGCGTGCTCAATCTCGCCCGCGTCAAGCTGCGCGACCAGCAGCGCCTCGCCCACGGCCCGCTGAAGGAATACAGCCAGTTCGGCGAAGGCATTCCGTTCGGCGACGCCGTGCCACGCGCCGGCAACGATTCCGGCGGCGGCCAGCCCGGCCGCATCCTGAAGTGCAAGGGCTGGGAGACCGACCCGAACGCCTACATCTACTTCATCACCCAGGCCCCGGTCTGGGAGAAGATCTGCGACGTGATCGGCGAGCCGACCTGGAAGACCGATCCGAACTACGCCAAGCCGCCGGCCCGCCTACCCCGCCTGAACGAGATCTTCGGTCGCATCGAACAGTGGACGATGACGAAGACAAAATTCGAGGCGATGGAGATCCTCAACAAGGACGACATCCCCTGCGGCCCGATCCTGTCGATGAAGGAGATCGCGGAAGACCAGTCGCTGCGCGCGACCGGCACCGTGGTCGAGGTCGATCATCCGACCCGCGGCAAGTACATCTCGGTCGGCAACCCGATCAAGCTGTCGGATTCGCCGAGCGATGTCGCGCGTTCGCCGCTGCTCGGCGAGCACACCGACGAGATCCTGCGCGAGGTGCTCGGCTTCTCCGACCACCAGGTCGCCGAGATCCACGATTCCGGCGCACTCGATCCGCCGCGCAAGCAGGCGGCGGAGTAA
- a CDS encoding nitrate reductase cytochrome c-type subunit: MIRNLRIVLLVLAIGAGTGTLAAQSLNSGLRGPTPLDNEGPAPPMMPTRNTSEREIRNYPEQPPVIPHSIDGYQIDLNSNKCLSCHARARTGESQAPMVSITHFMDRDGQFLASISPRRFFCTECHVPQSVSNPPVSNDFVDIDTMLSRAAPGGRR, from the coding sequence ATGATCAGGAACCTGCGCATCGTCCTGCTCGTCCTGGCGATCGGGGCCGGCACCGGTACGTTGGCAGCGCAATCGCTGAATTCCGGGCTGCGCGGGCCGACGCCGCTCGATAATGAAGGCCCGGCTCCGCCAATGATGCCGACGCGCAACACGTCCGAGAGGGAGATCAGGAACTATCCCGAGCAGCCGCCCGTGATCCCGCATTCGATCGACGGCTACCAGATCGATCTGAACAGCAACAAATGCCTGTCCTGTCATGCGCGCGCCCGCACGGGCGAGTCGCAGGCGCCGATGGTCTCGATTACCCATTTCATGGACCGCGACGGCCAGTTCCTTGCGTCGATCTCGCCGCGCCGGTTTTTCTGCACCGAATGTCACGTACCGCAGAGCGTGAGCAACCCGCCCGTCAGCAACGACTTCGTCGACATCGACACCATGCTGAGCCGCGCGGCTCCGGGCGGCCGTCGATGA